Proteins from a single region of Lepus europaeus isolate LE1 chromosome 4, mLepTim1.pri, whole genome shotgun sequence:
- the LOC133758835 gene encoding olfactory receptor 9S13-like — MSNVTRVSEFVLLGFRGGPGVQTVLFLLFLVLYMAAVVGNLGMVAIIQADAQLHTPMYAFLQSLSLLDVCYSSTIAPRALLNCLRRDHTISFGACAAQFFFLSLFGTTEAFLLAAMAYDRFKAICSPLLYSASMSPPLCALLVSGSYLWGVLNASTQTAMTFTLSFCGANQVNDFFCDVPPLLSLSCSDTSVNQLVLLGLCGSIIVSTFAVVLVSYVYIVSTILRIRSQQGRRKAFSTCASHLAAVCLFFGTVFFMYAQPSAISSLEHSKVVSVFYTVVIPTLNPLIYSLRNRDVQRALRRSGRQLSVLLMRPGPAWRPDSHCCCPL, encoded by the coding sequence ATGTCAAATGTCACCCGCGTCTCCGAATTTGTTCTTCTTGGGTTCAGAGGGGGTCCGGGAGTGCAGACGGTGCTCTTTCTGCTCTTCCTGGTGCTGTACATGGCGGCTGTGGTGGGGAACCTGGGCATGGTTGCGATCATCCAGGCGGATGCACAGCTGCACACCCCCATGTATGCCTTCCTGCAAAGCCTCTCCTTGTTGGACGTCTGCTACTCCTCCACCATCGCGCCCAGGGCCCTGCTGAACTGCCTGCGGCGGGACCACACCATCTCCTTCGGAGCCTGCGCCGCTCAgttcttcttcctgtctctcttcgGGACCACGGAGGCTTTCCTGCTGGCGGCCATGGCCTACGACCGCTTCAAGGCCATCTGCAGCCCTCTCCTCTACTCGGCCAGCATGTCGCCCCCGCTCTGCGCGCTGCTGGTGTCGGGGTCCTACCTGTGGGGCGTGCTGAATGCCAGCACGCAGACGGCGATGACCTTCACGCTGTCCTTCTGCGGCGCCAATCAGGTCAATGACTTTTTCTGCGACGTGCCCCCGCTCCTGTCCTTGTCGTGCTCGGACACCTCCGTGAACCAGCTGGTCCTGCTCGGCCTGTGTGGCTCCATCATCGTCAGCACGTTCGCCGtcgtcctggtctcctacgtcTACATCGTCTCCACCATCCTCAGGATCCGCAGCCAGCAGGGCCGCCGGAAGGCGTTCTCCACCTGCGCCTCGCACCTCGCGGCCGTGTGCTTGTTCTTCGGCACAGTCTTCTTCATGTACGCTCAGCCCAGCGCCATCTCCTCCCTGGAGCACAGCAAAGTGGTGTCTGTCTTCTACACCGTGGTCATCCCCACCCTGAACCCCCTGATCTACAGCCTCAGGAACCGCGACGTGCAGCGTGCTCTGCGCAGGAGTGGCCGACAGCTCTCCGTGTTACTCATGCGGCCCGGGCCCGCCTGGCGCCCCGATTCTCACTGTTGCTGTCCACTGTAG